The Novosphingobium humi DNA window AGCGATCTTGACGGTGATTTCATCGTTCTCCAAGTCGGGCAGCCACCCTAACTCTTCAGCGAACGAAATTAGTATATCCAAGGTCCAATGCAGCGGGTTGAGATTGCGCGGCTTCTGCGATCTGGCTTTTTTGGCCAAAATCGCCGCCACATCGTCGTAGTAAACAAGGCACATCCTCAATATCCGCGCCTCAGCTGCGGACCCGAGCATTACACAGGCCGCGCAATACGCCCCTGCTGAAGCGCAGCGCCGGGCCTCTTCTTCATAGCTTCCGATCGAGTCAGCAACCGATTTTTGGACGTTATCCTTTTCAAATATAGTTAGCCGTCCAATTTTATGCCGCCGGTCATACTCCGCGCGATCGGTTCGCCAAATCTCGGCGATTTTCACAAGACCAAACTTTTCCAGCATCGCAGCGAAACGCTCATCGAGAGCGGCTTCGTGCAACCTGGTGGCTTCGCTATGTTCGGGCGGGCCTTCACCTCGCAACCAATAATGCCCATCGCTTAGCCCGTGATCGTTTTCGATCTGATGAATTTTCGATGCCAATTCCTCGACTTCGGGATATGCTCCGGCTAGCCAAAGGGAGGTATGGTGATCGTCCACACGATAGGTCGCATAAAAGAGATACTCATCAGCAGTGATGTTCCCAGCAGCCAGCAATGCATTCGCCAGATCAACAGCATGTTGGACTTTTTCGATGGAACTCGTTCGCATTTTCCAAGTATCATCTAAGCTGTTCACTAGTTCTTCTGCGCGCAGGCGGGCCTCCGCTTTACGGATTCCGTGTTTGAAGATTTCATCTTCAGGGGAAAACTTAGGAATTTCAAAAGCCATTAGCTAATAAACCTGCATGCAGCGGGGTCAAAGTCGCTCGATCTCATCGGAACAGAACCACTTGTTGCGGAGTGCTGCAGCAACGACAGCATCCGGATCCTGAGTATAGGCAACAAGCGCCAAGCTTTTCCTCGCACGAGTGCAGGTGACGTACAGAAGACGCCGGGTTCGATTGATCCCACCATCGGTGGCATCGGCAAGATGCTTACGGTCCGTATCCGACAGCGGCTTGGCTTCGAATAGTTTTTCATAAGAGAAGAGAAAACCTCGCGCGTCGCTATCATCGAGAATTACCAGGACACGCTCAAACTCAAGCCCTTTGACGCCTTGGTGGGTTCCGAATGGCCCACGGTCGCTGACATATTCGGCGAAGGGGGGCGTCTGGCAAAAAGGTGTCTCCAGAAAAGCACGCCATGCTTCGAGACTTGCAGGAGACACCTCTACCGTTTCGTCGTCAGGTTCCAATTTCTCTTCGTCGATGATCGCGTCGGCACTTGTTGCCTCTGGACCGTGATCATCAGCCACAAAAGGCCGCAGTGAGGCTGGAATGTCAAATAGTTGGTACTTAGCCACACATTCAAGAACGGCGAGGAAGGTGGTTGTCGGGCTTTCAGGATTGAGAGCGAGCAATGCTTCCACTCCCGCCCGTACCGGCCGCAGAGGATCGTCCGGGGTCGTAGTCTGGACAACAGCCGCGCGCTTGAGCAGGGGCGAAGTCGCGCGCAAGTGCGCCATGACGGCGAAGGCATCCTTCGCACGCGCCGCTGCGACAAGTGGGGCAACGCGCTCTGTAAACAGCCTCAGGCCTGCAATGTCCCCGGTCCGTAGGCCTGTCGAAAGGCGCGAGTCCCGATCGAGTGCTTGGAACATCTCTAGGAAGCCGCGGCGCGATGCCGCCATGTGATGTTCGAGCGTGAGTGTTTTGACCTCAGCTTCCTCTTGCCATGCGGCATCGCCACAAAGTTCTGCCATGCGATCGCGGACCCGTTGCTCGAATCCCGGCTTGTCTGGGGTAGCGCTGGACGCGACGAAGAGCCGGACAACGCCGGCGTCACTGTCCTCACGGGCAACCTGGTACTGCCGATCGATCGGCGCCCGCAGGACGTTGCCGAGCGCGATCACCCGCTGGGGTGAGCGATGGTTCAGCCGCTTAACCGGGTGAGCCCAACCGTCGGGAACCAGACGCTCTAGCTCGGGATGACCGTCAAGAAAAATGCGCTGCATCGTGTCGCCAAAAAGACCCATGCCGAACTTGCCCTCGTTCGCAGCCGCGAGGGCAAATAAGGCTTCGAGCAGCGCTTTGTTCGTATCCTGGCTCTCGTCGATGAGCAGGAACGGGTATTTGTTGACGAGAACCGCCTGCATCGACGGCTTGGTCTCGATGAACGCTGCAGTGATTTTCAGCACCTCGGAATGAGACAGCGAGTCTTGGCCGAAATTGTCGCCGTTGGGATTGTAGCTGAAACGCCGGGGTACACTGAGCCATTCGATGCGGCGGGTCGTAGAAGCGATGGCGCGTTCGCGGTCGAGCGCCGCCTTTGTGCCAGCTCGTCCCTTCGCCTGCTTCTCGTGCAGATCGGCGAGGTCGGCTGGAAGCGTTTCGAGTAGCCACGCCTGGATATCGGCTTGATAGGTTTCAATATGCCGCCAGCAGAAGCTGTGGATCGTCGAGATTGGGAAAAGCGAATCCTGTCCTACACGTTCGGCGATCTCGTCGGCTGCTGCATTGGTGTAAGTGATTACCGCGATCTTCTTACCCAAACGGCGGAACGCCGCACCGTGAGTTTCGCGAAACCCATCGAGCGCGTTCTTCAGCGAGCGAGTCTTTCCCGAGCCTGCACCGGCATAGAGGAAGAAGCTCTTAGGAGCGGCGGGGTTCAGGCACTCCTGGATCTGCGCGTCTGCGCTGTCGTCGAAGTCTGGCGGTGCGGTTTCAATCCTCATCATTGGTCTGCCCCGCCCTTGATCTCGCTTTCAAATATATCCTTACCGACCGCTCCTTCGAACCATTTGAGACCGGCCGCGATATAGGTCGGCGGCTTCAAAGCTTTAGGATCTTCAAGCATCAGACAATCGAGCGCGAACGCCGCCTTTTCTGCTGTCTTGAGCAAATCGAACAGTTCATCTTCAAGATCGTCTCCCGATAAACTCTCTGCCACGATGGCACGAATTTTGGCTGACGTGACCGAGCCTTCGACCTTCGTGACTGCCGAGAGGTTTTCCAGGATAAGTGCGTCCTCGAAGGTTCGAGGGATGACAAGGGCGTCGTCCTCCGCAGCGCCTTCTACTTTCACCGGCTTCTGATAGGCGACATACAATTCATAGTCGCCGCCCGCCGTCGATGCGTGGCCTTCGGCCGGCAGCGCGACCAATTCGTCGATCAGCTTCTTCTGGGGATGCCACTCCTTGAGCACCGAGTTGGCGGTTTGCTGCGCTTTGCCTTGCTCGGGGCGTGCCGATTTCCAGCGCGTCGTTTCCTTACCATTTTTGTCGGTTATCTTAGTCGCTACTGTCGCGTCGAGGTCGCCAATGATCAAGGTCGCGATTCCGAGCGCATCGACCAGATCGCGGAAATTGTGGACGTGGCTACCGCCCAGCTCGAGCAGCGTCACATAGCGGCGCGACAGTTCAGGGAAGTGATGGCGGATAAAGTGCGGCACGAGAATGCGCTCGGCCTGGCCTTCGACAAATACGACCCCATCAGCGAAAAATAGATCGCAGTGCGTGGCCTTGAGGTACCGCTTCACAAAGCGCTTCGTGTCGTCGCCATCTCCGAAAATGTGGGAGAGGTTGGCGACTGTCGTCGTCGGAGTCTCCCCCTTGCTAGCCGCCGGCCGACGCCGGAAATAGCGCAGGTTCGCAAAATCCGCTTCATGCGCGACGTGACTCGAATGCGTGCTGACGATCAGCTGGGTGCAAAAGCCTTCTCCGTCGCCCAGGTCACAATGTTTCCTGAGAAGTTGATAGGCCTTGTTGATGAAGACCTGCTGTACCTGCGCATGAAGATGAGCCTCGGGCTCTTCGACAAGGACGAGATGTAAAGGCTGAATCTCATGTGAAACATCGGCGCCTTCGAGCACACCCGCTTTCTTGACGCGCATCCATTCGTCGCGGAACCCCATCAGCATGAACACCATTGCGATGAGGTTCTGATAGCCGAGGCCGGAATAGTCTTCCGGAAGCTTCAGCGTCTTGGTGCCGTCACCCGACGGGTCGGCCACCTGATACTGCACTGATGAGCCGTGCTTTAACCCATCTGTCGCTCGAAGAAGAGTCGAGATTTTCAGTTTGGGATTGCTCATGCCTGGGTAACCCAAATCCTCAAGTTCTTCGAAGGCCGCAGAGAACCCTGCTTCGAGGCGTGCATCGAAACTGCGTTCAGCAGCTTGAATCGCGCCAAGTGCTTCGTAATCCTTGTCAGAAGGCGTTTTTGAAGGATCTAGGTGGCGGTCGTAATAGGAACGCAGCTGGTCTGACAGACGCCGCTTGAAGCGGCGGGTGGTTGCTTCGCCCTTATCGTCGCCGCCATCACGACTCCCAGCATCGGAGAAATCGCGCTGCGCTGCAATTTCATCGATCTTGATCAGGTTTTTGAAAGGTGGATTGTCGAATGCGAGCGCACTAGCGGGTAGGGTCTGCGGCATCGCGCGACCGTTTTTGCTTGGCAGCGTGACGGCGGCTGGATCAAGCGGGTAGGCTGACAGGTCAAGATGGGCTGGTAACCGTCGTTCTAAGAAATCAGTCAGGCTACGCGGCCAAATTGCGAGTTTGATCGCTTCGCCGTTCGGGCCGGTGATTGATGCATCTCGAGCGGCGCTGCGCTGCGCGAGGTATTCGCCCTTTAATTTTTGGAAATCTTTGACGCGATAGGCTAGCCGCACCCCGAGTAAGCCGCCAGACCAATCCAAGGTCGGCAGGATGTGAACGACATGCTGGATTTCACTGAGCGGAACGTCGAGCCAGATGTCGAGTGAGGGGAGGAGTAGGTTCAAGTCGACCGACGGGTCAGCATCGGCCTCCCATTCATCTCCCAGCTGATCAATTTTGGTCCAGTTGGCGATCGTCACATCACGCAGCGCCAGACGAGTTGGCGAGAGGAGAAAAAGGCGTAGCGCTACCATCGCAGAGGTCTTCCCGCTGTTATTGGCGCCTACAAATATCGTCGTCTTTTTGTCGAAATCGATGTGCGTCAACTTCAGCTTGCGAAAATTGGATATCTCGACGAATTTGATTCGCATTCCATCGCCCCCGGAACGGTTCCATCATAGCCAGCTGGATTACATAAAACCTTATCTGGGACAAATTGTGTATGACGCTCTTACGCCCGTCAGTGCTTCGGCCAACGGTTCAGGCAACCTGCTTTCGGTAAATTCTTGTGACCACTCCAGCACAGAGGTGTGGGGCAAAGCGGGAAGGACGATCGCCATCTGAATCGTTCGCTCTTCCATCTATGTTTCTAAAGGGAGTTGTTCAGTAGCATCCCAGGTCCGACCTATGAGAAATGCCGTAAGCCCATCCACGAATGGCCGGTGCCGGCGTAACCCGCCGTTGCCAATCACGGGGCAGACCGGCAGGAGTGTCCCAACCTTAGCCCTCACCCACTGCCACCTCACTCCGTAACCCTCCGGGTTACGCCCCCGCCCCCTACCCCGCGCGCGCGTAACCCGCCATCCCGTTCCCCATGAACGGAATGGACGCCACCACAGGAAAGCCCCTCTCGGGCGATGCGCATCTGGCGCAGTCGGTGGCCGATATCCTCACCACGCCCATCGGCTCGCGGGTCATGCGCCGCACCTATGGCTCGCTGATCCCGTCGCTCATCGACGCGCCGATCAACGCCGCCACCCCCATGCTGATCCGCGCCGCCACGGTGCTGGCCATCCGCGCGTGGGAGCCGCGCCTCTCGATCGCCCGCGTCCGCCTGTTCGGCGCGCCAGCCCAAGGCCAGCTCACCATCCAGATCAGCGGGCAACGCGCCGACACCGCCCAGCCCGTCACCCTCTCCATCCGCGCCTGACGCAAAGGACACGCCCATGCCCCACGGCCTCACCCTCACCGAATCCACCAGCGGCGCGCGCAGCCTCGCCACCTCCTCCCTGGCCGTGATCGGCATTCTGGCCACGGCCAGCGCGGCGGCGGGCGCGGCCAGTACCGCGCTCGATGCCGCCTTCCCCATCGGCGCCCCGGTGCTGGTCACCAACATCGCCGAGGCCATCGGCAAGGCAGGCACCGGCGGCACGCTGCTGCCCACGCTCAAGGCCATCGCCGATCAGGTCACCCCGGTGCTGGTGGTGCTGCGCGTGGACGAGGGCGAGGATGATACCGAAACCTCGGCCAATGTCATCGCCGCTATCCCCGCGCTGATTTCCGCCAAAAGCGCGGTGGGCGTACGCCCGCGCATCCTCGGCGCGCCGGGCCTCGACAGCGCCACCGTCACCGCCCAGCTCGTAATCGCGGCCAAGCGCCTGCGCGCCCGCGCCTATGCCCGCGCCATCGGCGAGGATGACGCGGCGGTCATCGCCTATCGCGAAACCTTCTCGGCGCGCGAACTCACGCTGATCTGGCCCAACACCTCGCCCGACTTTGCGGGCGATGCCACCGCCCGCGCGCTGGGCCTGCGCGCCCGGATCGATGAGGAGACAGGCTGGCACAAGACGATCAGCAACGTGGCGATGGACGGCGTCACCGCGCTCACCCGCAACATCGCCTTCGACCTGCTCGACCCCAGCACCGAGGCGGGCGTCCTCAATGATGCCGATGTGGTCACGATCATCCGTGAATGGGGCGGCTTCCGCTTCTGGGGCAACACCACCTGCGCAGGGAGCGATCAGAGCGAGTACCGCTTCGAAAGCGCTGTCCGCACACTCCACGCGCTGCAGGATATCGTGATCGAGGCCTTCGCCCCCGAATTTGACAAGGCCATGTCGGTCGCCCTGGTCAAGGATCTGCTCGAAAGCTGCAACACCAAGTTCAGCGAGCTGGCGACCTCGGGCTGGATCATGGGCGCCAAGGTCGCGCTGGCCGCCACCGGCAACACCAGCGCGGAATTGGCCGCCGGGCGCCCCAAATTCGCGCTGCGCTTCACCCCCTGCGCGCCCTTTGAAAACCCCACGGTCGATTTTGCCATCACCGAGGAATTCTACAGCGACTTCGCCTCGCAAGTTGCCGCCTGATCGCGCCTCCCCACCCTTCATCCCTCTTCTGACAGGAGCGTCCCATGGGCCTTCCCCGCACGCTGCAAAACCTCAACACTTACGTCAACGGCGCCGATTATCGCGGCATCATCGGCGAATTCGAACAGCCCAAGCTCTCGGAAGCCACCTCCGACTGGCGCGGCGGCGGCATGCCCGGCGCGGTCAAGATCCGCCAGGGCCTCAACCCGATGGAGGCCACGCTCACCTTCGGCGGCCATGAGACCGGCCTCGTCCGCCTGTTCGCCCGCGACGATACCCGCATCCGCCTCGTCTGCGCCTATCAGGCCAAGAGCGGCAGCACGCCCCAGGCGGTCGACATCTTCCTGCGCGGCAGCTTCAACGAGATCGACTTCGGCAAGGACAAGCCCGGCGAGCAGACCGAACACAAATACAAGGCAGACCTCACCTATTACCGCCGGGAAGTGAACGGCACGGTCGAGGTCGAGATCGATATGCTCAATGGCATCTACATGGTCGGTGGCGTCGATCGCTACGCCGAGATCATGGCCATCCTCGCCGGGTAATCCCGCCTATTCCAGATCCGTGCGGGCGGTCCTTTTGCGGGGCGCCGTCTGCGCGGTGGGCCGGTGGCGTCCTCTCCCGCCACCGGCCCCTTCCCGCCCCGCGCCTGTGCCCACCTTTGCCGAAAGCCCCGCCCATGACCGACACGCCCCCTGTTGCCGCCGCCTCCGGCTCCGCCAGCCACAGTTTCACCCTCGCCGCCCCGATCGCGCGCGGCGAGACCCAGATCGATGCCCTCACCATCCGCAAGCCCAGCGCGGGGCAGCTGCGCGGCCTCTCGCTGCAAAGCCTGCTCGCCCTCGACATCACCGCGATCCTCACCGTCACCC harbors:
- a CDS encoding UvrD-helicase domain-containing protein; translation: MMRIETAPPDFDDSADAQIQECLNPAAPKSFFLYAGAGSGKTRSLKNALDGFRETHGAAFRRLGKKIAVITYTNAAADEIAERVGQDSLFPISTIHSFCWRHIETYQADIQAWLLETLPADLADLHEKQAKGRAGTKAALDRERAIASTTRRIEWLSVPRRFSYNPNGDNFGQDSLSHSEVLKITAAFIETKPSMQAVLVNKYPFLLIDESQDTNKALLEALFALAAANEGKFGMGLFGDTMQRIFLDGHPELERLVPDGWAHPVKRLNHRSPQRVIALGNVLRAPIDRQYQVAREDSDAGVVRLFVASSATPDKPGFEQRVRDRMAELCGDAAWQEEAEVKTLTLEHHMAASRRGFLEMFQALDRDSRLSTGLRTGDIAGLRLFTERVAPLVAAARAKDAFAVMAHLRATSPLLKRAAVVQTTTPDDPLRPVRAGVEALLALNPESPTTTFLAVLECVAKYQLFDIPASLRPFVADDHGPEATSADAIIDEEKLEPDDETVEVSPASLEAWRAFLETPFCQTPPFAEYVSDRGPFGTHQGVKGLEFERVLVILDDSDARGFLFSYEKLFEAKPLSDTDRKHLADATDGGINRTRRLLYVTCTRARKSLALVAYTQDPDAVVAAALRNKWFCSDEIERL
- a CDS encoding AAA family ATPase — translated: MRIKFVEISNFRKLKLTHIDFDKKTTIFVGANNSGKTSAMVALRLFLLSPTRLALRDVTIANWTKIDQLGDEWEADADPSVDLNLLLPSLDIWLDVPLSEIQHVVHILPTLDWSGGLLGVRLAYRVKDFQKLKGEYLAQRSAARDASITGPNGEAIKLAIWPRSLTDFLERRLPAHLDLSAYPLDPAAVTLPSKNGRAMPQTLPASALAFDNPPFKNLIKIDEIAAQRDFSDAGSRDGGDDKGEATTRRFKRRLSDQLRSYYDRHLDPSKTPSDKDYEALGAIQAAERSFDARLEAGFSAAFEELEDLGYPGMSNPKLKISTLLRATDGLKHGSSVQYQVADPSGDGTKTLKLPEDYSGLGYQNLIAMVFMLMGFRDEWMRVKKAGVLEGADVSHEIQPLHLVLVEEPEAHLHAQVQQVFINKAYQLLRKHCDLGDGEGFCTQLIVSTHSSHVAHEADFANLRYFRRRPAASKGETPTTTVANLSHIFGDGDDTKRFVKRYLKATHCDLFFADGVVFVEGQAERILVPHFIRHHFPELSRRYVTLLELGGSHVHNFRDLVDALGIATLIIGDLDATVATKITDKNGKETTRWKSARPEQGKAQQTANSVLKEWHPQKKLIDELVALPAEGHASTAGGDYELYVAYQKPVKVEGAAEDDALVIPRTFEDALILENLSAVTKVEGSVTSAKIRAIVAESLSGDDLEDELFDLLKTAEKAAFALDCLMLEDPKALKPPTYIAAGLKWFEGAVGKDIFESEIKGGADQ
- a CDS encoding GPW/gp25 family protein, whose amino-acid sequence is MNGMDATTGKPLSGDAHLAQSVADILTTPIGSRVMRRTYGSLIPSLIDAPINAATPMLIRAATVLAIRAWEPRLSIARVRLFGAPAQGQLTIQISGQRADTAQPVTLSIRA
- a CDS encoding phage tail sheath subtilisin-like domain-containing protein — encoded protein: MPHGLTLTESTSGARSLATSSLAVIGILATASAAAGAASTALDAAFPIGAPVLVTNIAEAIGKAGTGGTLLPTLKAIADQVTPVLVVLRVDEGEDDTETSANVIAAIPALISAKSAVGVRPRILGAPGLDSATVTAQLVIAAKRLRARAYARAIGEDDAAVIAYRETFSARELTLIWPNTSPDFAGDATARALGLRARIDEETGWHKTISNVAMDGVTALTRNIAFDLLDPSTEAGVLNDADVVTIIREWGGFRFWGNTTCAGSDQSEYRFESAVRTLHALQDIVIEAFAPEFDKAMSVALVKDLLESCNTKFSELATSGWIMGAKVALAATGNTSAELAAGRPKFALRFTPCAPFENPTVDFAITEEFYSDFASQVAA
- a CDS encoding phage major tail tube protein, giving the protein MGLPRTLQNLNTYVNGADYRGIIGEFEQPKLSEATSDWRGGGMPGAVKIRQGLNPMEATLTFGGHETGLVRLFARDDTRIRLVCAYQAKSGSTPQAVDIFLRGSFNEIDFGKDKPGEQTEHKYKADLTYYRREVNGTVEVEIDMLNGIYMVGGVDRYAEIMAILAG
- a CDS encoding phage tail assembly protein is translated as MTDTPPVAAASGSASHSFTLAAPIARGETQIDALTIRKPSAGQLRGLSLQSLLALDITAILTVTPRITMPPITPAEADELDPADLAEIGGAIRDFFMTQAERRLLEMMIEQNTPKS